TTCCTTGAAACCGGCGACAGCATTGATGATTTCCTGGCCGCTTATCCATACATCCCGCGCCGGCAAGTCATCGCGTTCCTGGAACTGAGCCGTGACGTCACGTTTGGCCAAATCACATGCGCATCCGCATAGACGCCTGCGTTGACCCGCGCGTCCGAGAGGCGTTCCCTGGCCATGAAGTCAGCACGGCAGTGGAGCTTGGCTGGCAGTAGATGAATGATAACGCTCTTGTCGCGCTCTTACAGGATCGATTCGATGTCTTGGAAACTATCGACCAAGGATTTGAATACCAACAGAATCTTAAGACCTTACGCTTTGGCTTGCTAATTATTCATGTTGCGCGGAACAAGGTGGAATTCTGCC
This sequence is a window from Acidobacteriota bacterium. Protein-coding genes within it:
- a CDS encoding DUF433 domain-containing protein; this encodes MTEIVSIDAETMHGTPCFSGSRVPVQTLIDFLETGDSIDDFLAAYPYIPRRQVIAFLELSRDVTFGQITCASA